Genomic segment of uncultured Tolumonas sp.:
CAGTAGCATAAACATCACGGTAATGGCATTCAGCTTTTTCGGGCTGATGGTTTTGCCGCGACTGCGTAATGATTTAATCAGCATGCCGTTAAAGCCCTCTTTGGCGCCCAGATAGTGGCCAAGAAAAGACTTCGTGATCGCAATCGTGGCAATAATCGGGGCCATATAAGCGATGATGGGGGAGTTAAAATGGTTTGCTAGATAGGAAAGTATGGTGATGTTCTGTGCTTTGGCTTCAGCTAGATTATCTGGCGACAGGCTCAGTACACAGCTGAAAACGAAAAACATGACCGTCAACACCATCATGATGTGTGAGTAAGTCAGAATACGGGAACATTTCTGCTCTGCATGATGACCATACTCTTCCCGTTTAGCCACAGCGAAAGCAGAAATAATCGGCGAATGGTTGAAGGAGAAAACCATCACCGGAATGGCTAACCACAGAGTAACCGAGAAACTATGACTGCTTGGGGTGGCCTGCAAAATGGTATTAAAGACCGCAGTATCCCAATGTGGAACCAGATAAAGAGCTAAAAGCATCAATACGGCAACAAATGGGAAGACCAAAATACTCATCGCTTTAACAATGAATTGCTCACCGAAACGGACAATCGTCATAAGCCCGGTAATCAGCAAAAGCGCCAGTAAAGCCCGTGGCGGTGCAGTCATGTGCAGTTGATGGGTAATAAAACTGGTGACTGTATTGGTGATTGCCACGCTGTAGACCAGCAAAATTGGATAAATAGCGAAAAAATAGAGTAGCGTGATCAGTTTTCCCGCGCCGGCTCCAAAGTGTTCCTCGACGACTTCCGTAATATCTTCACCCGGATTTTTACCGGATAGAACAAACCGTGTGAGCCCGCGGTGCGCAAAAAACGTCATTGGGAAAGCCAATAGCGCCATGACAAATAGTGGTAACAGGCCACCAACACCGGCATTAATCGGCAGGAACAGAACCCCGGCCCCAATCGCAGTGCCATATAAACCCAGCATCCACATGGTGTCGGTCTTGCGCCATGCCAAGGGCGAGCTGTTTTCCCGGGCTGGGCTAATATCTTGACCAGCAGAGAGGGTGATATCTGATTGAGCTGTATTCATAAGTGTCTCCGAAATGAACACCAGTAAAAAGTCAGTTAGTCGGGATATAAGCCATGCGCGCTATGGAGTGATCGCCGTTATCCGTGGTTACCGGAATTCAAAAAACCGATAGCAACGGTGAAGGTTAACTGTCAAACCAGAGGTTATCTGATAAACCGCGACATCAACGGTGGTGAAAACTATATTTTACTGGGTTAATTATCTGTGATGCTCGTCTTATATCGAATATACCGCTTTTTTTGGTTGTTTTATCGGCATTTGATGCTGCTTTGTTGTTTTTGTGTTGGAAAGATGTATGGAAAAGATCATCTGATTTTGAATTTGAGTGTAACAAACGGGGATTTGGATTTTAGCGGTTGGCGGCGGTGTGTTTTTATGAATAAAAACAGGCTTTTTTAAAATAAAACCTATAATTATCAGTTAGATATATTTTGTTGATGAAATGTTACTAAGAATACCAGAGAATGACTGATGCAACATTTAATTAACACTATTAAGTGTTTAAATTAACAATAAATGGGTTTTATTTGAGTGTGTAAATAAAATGATCTAAATGGCAAAGAAACAGATATTTTTACGATAAAAATATATTTGGTTATAGGTGCTTATTTCGGATGAATTGCCGCACCTGTTTCGTTATTTAGTCGCATAAAAATCGCCGTTTGGCACTTTTTGCGTTATCAAAGAAAGTGGCCACAAATGTCATTATTCTTGGTAGTAGAAAAATTAGGGGCAATAACAGAGTGCATTAAGCAATTTTTTCAGCAGTGGCAACAGAGAGCATATCTGCAGTGGCGGGGCGGCCAAACAGATAGCCTTGATAAGCATAACAACCCAACTCTTCGAGACATTGACGTTGTGCGTCG
This window contains:
- a CDS encoding HAAAP family serine/threonine permease → MNTAQSDITLSAGQDISPARENSSPLAWRKTDTMWMLGLYGTAIGAGVLFLPINAGVGGLLPLFVMALLAFPMTFFAHRGLTRFVLSGKNPGEDITEVVEEHFGAGAGKLITLLYFFAIYPILLVYSVAITNTVTSFITHQLHMTAPPRALLALLLITGLMTIVRFGEQFIVKAMSILVFPFVAVLMLLALYLVPHWDTAVFNTILQATPSSHSFSVTLWLAIPVMVFSFNHSPIISAFAVAKREEYGHHAEQKCSRILTYSHIMMVLTVMFFVFSCVLSLSPDNLAEAKAQNITILSYLANHFNSPIIAYMAPIIATIAITKSFLGHYLGAKEGFNGMLIKSLRSRGKTISPKKLNAITVMFMLLTTWLTATLNPSILGMIETLGGPIIAMLLFLMPMYAIHKVPGMRKYSGRISNLFVTLMGLIAISAILFSLFG